The Vicia villosa cultivar HV-30 ecotype Madison, WI linkage group LG1, Vvil1.0, whole genome shotgun sequence genome includes a region encoding these proteins:
- the LOC131659509 gene encoding uncharacterized protein LOC131659509, with the protein MAGRGRRNDEALAEALGMLASMLGGNPNGAGIGVYRKLGYFHRNNPPLFKDIYNLEGAQKWLKEIERIFQIVIFPEAVSIEYLAMTARQVSEAVEDGAAIFMLFVSMEVKGKAVSGELPVVCEFPEVFPKDVRELPPEREVEFAIDLIPGTSPVLMVSYRMSASELAELKTQLE; encoded by the exons atggctggaagaggtagAAGAAACGATGAAGCACTTGCTGAGGCTTTAGGAATGCTTGCTAGTATGCTGGGAGGAAAtcccaatggagctggaattggtgttTATAGGAAACTGGGTTATTTTCATAGGAACAACCCTCCATTGTTTAAAGACATATACAAtcttgaaggtgctcagaagtggctgaaagagattGAAAGAATCTTCCAG atagttatttttcctgaagctgTTAGTATTGAGTACTTGGctatgactgctagacaagtaaGTGAAGCTGTAGAGGATGGTGCTGCTATATTTATGTTGTTTGTGTCAATGGAAGTAAAAGGAAAAGCAGTGAGTGGTGAGTTACCAGTGGTATgcgaatttccagaagtttttccaaaaGATGTGAGAGAGTTGCCACCGGAGAGAGAAGTGGAGTTTGCTATTGAtttaattcctggaactagtcctgtgttgATGGTatcgtatcgtatgtcggcatctgagttgGCTGAATTGAAGACTCAATTAGAATAG